The proteins below come from a single Methyloprofundus sedimenti genomic window:
- the lpxD gene encoding UDP-3-O-(3-hydroxymyristoyl)glucosamine N-acyltransferase, whose product MDILSSEIFQDFKQQGLITAHLGADTRVTGIVPAEAAGQGGLVFVEHEKYLPSVLTAGVATIVTTQAIADKIQLDNTAILLAPNVRMAMAYIRQKYVDRDVYNSEWGRIHTTAVIHESVLVPVDAVIGPGVVIGRNVQLGSAVVIMANAVIEFDAVIGARTVIYSNCVVSYDCHIGEDCILKAGCVIGSDGQGFAQDEQFHHHRIPQTGRVVIGNKVVIGSVTTIDRATYTETKVHDGCIIDAQCHLAHNVIIEDDCILVAQTGIAGSSHFGKRVIASGQTGVLDHVHIPDDTMLLHRAGVHSSIKESGIYAYGPAQPFKKYTKNIAIFQRLSEVWTRLKKLEKQVAELSK is encoded by the coding sequence GTGGATATTTTAAGTTCAGAAATTTTTCAGGATTTTAAGCAACAAGGCTTAATTACTGCGCACTTAGGTGCTGATACTCGAGTAACGGGTATTGTCCCTGCTGAAGCGGCTGGACAAGGAGGCCTGGTTTTTGTTGAACATGAAAAATATCTACCATCGGTCTTGACTGCAGGTGTAGCAACAATTGTAACGACACAGGCAATAGCAGATAAGATACAACTTGATAATACCGCTATCCTGTTGGCTCCAAATGTGCGTATGGCAATGGCATATATACGCCAAAAATATGTTGATCGAGATGTGTACAATTCAGAGTGGGGACGTATTCATACCACAGCAGTAATTCATGAGTCTGTGTTAGTGCCAGTTGATGCAGTTATTGGCCCTGGCGTAGTGATAGGCAGAAACGTACAGTTGGGTTCTGCTGTCGTTATTATGGCTAATGCAGTGATTGAATTTGATGCTGTAATTGGTGCCCGAACAGTTATCTATTCGAATTGTGTGGTGTCATATGATTGCCATATTGGAGAAGATTGTATTTTAAAAGCAGGCTGTGTTATTGGTAGTGATGGACAGGGGTTTGCACAAGATGAGCAATTCCATCATCACCGTATCCCGCAGACAGGTCGAGTTGTTATTGGTAATAAAGTCGTAATTGGTTCCGTTACGACGATAGATCGGGCAACATACACTGAAACAAAAGTGCATGATGGCTGTATTATCGATGCACAATGCCATTTAGCCCATAATGTGATTATTGAAGATGACTGTATTCTGGTTGCTCAGACCGGGATAGCGGGTTCGAGTCACTTTGGTAAAAGAGTGATTGCATCGGGACAGACAGGTGTTCTGGATCACGTACATATTCCTGATGACACCATGTTACTACATAGAGCAGGTGTGCATAGCAGCATCAAAGAGTCGGGCATTTATGCTTATGGTCCTGCGCAACCTTTTAAAAAATATACAAAAAATATAGCTATTTTTCAACGTTTAAGTGAAGTATGGACGCGATTGAAGAAATTAGAAAAGCAAGTCGCCGAACTTTCAAAATAA
- the leuD gene encoding 3-isopropylmalate dehydratase small subunit: MQAFKKLNTTVMPLDRANIDTDAIIPKQFLKSIRRAGFGPYLFDEWRYQDIGEPEMDCSQRPLKKDFILNNADYQGAEILLTRENFGCGSSREHAPWALEDYGFRAIIAPSYADIFYNNCFKNGILPIVLTTGQVDQLFQQVQPGYQLAIDLEAQTITTPTGQEIVFEVDAGRKYRLLNGLDDIALTLLQSEKIKAYEEERAKRAPWLFV; this comes from the coding sequence ATGCAAGCATTTAAAAAATTAAACACAACAGTTATGCCTCTTGATAGAGCTAACATTGACACTGATGCGATTATTCCAAAACAATTTTTAAAATCAATTCGCCGTGCCGGTTTTGGTCCGTATTTATTTGATGAGTGGCGTTATCAAGATATAGGTGAACCAGAAATGGATTGTTCTCAGCGACCATTAAAAAAAGACTTTATCTTGAATAATGCAGATTATCAAGGTGCTGAGATATTATTAACACGCGAGAATTTTGGGTGTGGATCTTCACGCGAGCATGCGCCATGGGCTCTTGAAGACTATGGTTTTCGTGCGATTATTGCGCCGAGTTATGCAGATATTTTTTATAATAATTGCTTTAAAAATGGTATTTTGCCAATTGTATTAACAACAGGGCAAGTGGATCAATTATTTCAGCAAGTACAGCCCGGTTATCAATTAGCTATTGATTTAGAGGCGCAAACAATTACAACTCCGACTGGCCAGGAGATTGTTTTTGAAGTTGACGCAGGCAGAAAATATCGCTTACTGAATGGTCTGGATGATATTGCTTTAACCTTGTTGCAGTCTGAAAAAATAAAAGCTTACGAAGAAGAACGAGCAAAACGCGCTCCGTGGCTATTTGTTTAA
- the leuC gene encoding 3-isopropylmalate dehydratase large subunit, with translation MSAKTLYDKLWDDHVVSVEEDGSSLIYIDRQLIHEVTSPQAFEGLRLANRTPWRTARNLAVADHNVPTTDRSVGIADPVSRLQVETLEKNCAEFGITEFDMSDIRQGIVHVVGPEQGATLPGMTIVCGDSHTSTHGASGALAFGIGTSEVEHALATQCLTQKKSKNFLIKVNGYVGAGITAKDIVLAIIGEIGTAGGTGYAIEFAGPAITELSMEGRMTVCNMAIEAGARAGLIAVDDKTIDYYRDRPYAPKGEHWFMAERLWQDLHSDSGAKFDKVVEIEASLIKPQVTWGTSPEMVVAIDAKVPNPVEEFDLVKQQSIQNALQYMGLEAGQAITDIAIDKVFIGSCTNSRIEDLRAAASVVEGKQRADNVKLALVVPGSGMIKQQAEKEGLDKIFIAAGFEWREPGCSMCLAMNADKLAAGERCASTSNRNFEGRQGYGGRTHLVSPAMAAAAGIAGHFVDVRDWA, from the coding sequence ATGTCAGCAAAAACTTTATATGACAAACTTTGGGATGATCATGTTGTTTCTGTGGAAGAGGATGGATCCTCTCTTATTTATATAGACAGGCAACTAATTCATGAAGTGACTTCACCGCAAGCTTTTGAGGGATTGCGGCTAGCAAATAGAACGCCCTGGCGTACCGCACGTAATTTGGCTGTTGCTGATCATAATGTACCAACAACTGATAGAAGCGTCGGTATTGCTGATCCTGTTTCACGTCTGCAAGTGGAAACACTGGAAAAAAATTGTGCTGAATTTGGTATTACCGAATTTGATATGTCAGATATACGTCAGGGAATTGTACATGTTGTCGGTCCTGAGCAAGGCGCAACTTTACCGGGTATGACTATTGTTTGTGGAGATTCTCATACCTCGACACACGGTGCTTCGGGCGCACTTGCCTTTGGTATAGGAACTTCAGAAGTTGAACATGCATTAGCAACGCAGTGTCTGACCCAAAAAAAATCCAAAAACTTTTTAATTAAGGTCAATGGTTATGTTGGTGCAGGGATAACAGCCAAAGATATTGTTCTGGCGATTATTGGTGAAATTGGCACGGCCGGGGGGACAGGTTATGCTATCGAGTTTGCAGGACCAGCGATTACAGAGCTCTCGATGGAAGGACGCATGACCGTATGTAATATGGCCATTGAAGCAGGGGCACGAGCAGGTTTGATTGCAGTAGATGATAAAACTATAGATTATTATCGTGATAGACCCTATGCACCAAAAGGTGAGCATTGGTTTATGGCCGAAAGGTTATGGCAGGATTTGCATTCAGACTCGGGCGCTAAGTTTGATAAAGTCGTGGAAATAGAGGCCAGTTTGATTAAGCCCCAAGTAACCTGGGGCACTTCACCTGAAATGGTTGTTGCAATCGATGCGAAGGTTCCCAATCCTGTTGAAGAATTTGACCTAGTAAAACAGCAAAGTATACAAAATGCACTGCAATATATGGGCTTAGAAGCGGGACAGGCCATTACCGATATTGCAATTGATAAGGTCTTTATTGGCTCTTGTACTAATTCAAGAATTGAAGATTTACGGGCTGCGGCTAGCGTAGTTGAAGGTAAGCAACGCGCCGATAATGTCAAATTGGCATTAGTTGTACCCGGCTCAGGAATGATTAAACAACAAGCTGAAAAAGAAGGCCTGGATAAAATTTTTATTGCTGCAGGGTTTGAGTGGCGCGAACCAGGGTGTTCAATGTGTCTGGCAATGAATGCGGATAAGTTAGCAGCTGGGGAGCGATGCGCCTCTACTTCAAACCGTAATTTTGAAGGTCGACAAGGTTATGGTGGGCGGACCCATTTAGTAAGCCCTGCAATGGCTGCAGCAGCTGGTATAGCAGGACATTTTGTTGATGTAAGAGACTGGGCTTGA
- a CDS encoding CBS domain-containing protein → MLVEDLMTQKVFTVEPQDMIDRVFFLIHYEKVRHLPVVEKGKVVGIVSDRDLYKALGPKSNSSSIAAEGTTELHVLPKKVTHIMHRGVITVQPDTYASKAAALMAENRIGALPVVDAKNKLVGILSATDILRVFSKIEHASEKRAEQIAAKAH, encoded by the coding sequence ATGCTTGTTGAAGATTTAATGACCCAAAAGGTATTTACAGTAGAGCCGCAAGACATGATAGACCGCGTTTTTTTTCTGATACATTACGAAAAAGTGCGCCATTTACCGGTAGTAGAAAAAGGCAAAGTAGTGGGTATCGTTTCAGATAGAGACCTGTATAAAGCACTGGGGCCAAAAAGTAATTCCAGCTCAATTGCAGCTGAAGGTACAACTGAATTACACGTACTACCCAAAAAAGTGACTCATATCATGCATCGTGGCGTCATTACCGTTCAACCTGACACTTACGCATCTAAAGCTGCAGCCTTGATGGCAGAAAACAGAATTGGTGCATTACCAGTAGTCGATGCTAAAAATAAGCTAGTCGGTATACTGTCAGCGACTGACATACTGAGAGTGTTCTCAAAAATTGAACACGCCAGTGAAAAACGCGCTGAACAAATCGCTGCCAAGGCACATTAA
- the leuB gene encoding 3-isopropylmalate dehydrogenase, whose translation MTQKIAILPGDGIGPEIIAEAIKVLEYLNSNLGLGLEFERGLIGGAAYDATGVPLPVATVELVKQADAILLGAVGGYKWESLDISLRPEKGLLGLRSELQLFSNLRPAILYPQLANASTLKPEVVSGLDIMIVRELTGGIYFGQPRGLRILDNGEKQGYNTLVYSESEIRRIAHSAFKIAQKRDRRLCSVDKANVLECTELWREVMTEVGKEYPEVELTHMYVDNASMQLVRAPKQFDVMVTSNMFGDILSDTASMLTGSIGMLPSASLDINSKGIYEPVHGSAPDIAGLGIANPLATILSAAMMLRYTFNLGAAADSIEQAVNDALNTNIRTADIYSEGMQKVSTSEMGDAVIKALTMRHNND comes from the coding sequence ATGACACAGAAAATTGCAATATTACCAGGTGATGGTATAGGTCCTGAGATTATTGCTGAAGCCATTAAGGTATTGGAATATTTGAATTCAAATTTGGGTCTCGGTCTGGAATTTGAACGGGGTTTGATTGGGGGGGCGGCGTATGATGCGACAGGAGTCCCTTTGCCAGTTGCGACAGTTGAATTAGTAAAACAAGCAGATGCCATCCTATTGGGGGCAGTAGGTGGTTATAAATGGGAATCACTGGATATTTCTCTACGTCCTGAAAAGGGCTTATTAGGCTTACGTTCTGAACTTCAATTATTTTCTAATTTACGTCCTGCGATTCTATATCCGCAATTAGCCAATGCTTCGACACTAAAGCCTGAAGTTGTGTCTGGCCTGGATATAATGATAGTTCGTGAATTAACAGGCGGGATTTATTTTGGTCAACCGCGAGGCCTCAGAATTCTGGATAATGGTGAAAAGCAAGGTTATAACACGCTTGTTTATAGTGAATCAGAAATTCGACGGATTGCACATTCAGCATTTAAAATTGCGCAAAAAAGAGATCGACGCTTGTGCTCCGTTGATAAAGCGAATGTTCTGGAATGTACTGAATTATGGCGTGAGGTCATGACTGAAGTTGGTAAAGAGTATCCTGAAGTAGAACTGACTCATATGTATGTCGATAACGCATCTATGCAATTAGTACGTGCACCTAAGCAGTTTGATGTGATGGTTACTAGCAATATGTTTGGTGACATTTTATCTGATACGGCATCCATGCTTACGGGGTCAATTGGTATGTTGCCATCCGCATCACTGGATATCAACAGTAAAGGAATATATGAGCCTGTTCATGGTTCTGCTCCAGATATTGCCGGGCTAGGAATTGCTAACCCTTTAGCGACTATTTTATCAGCAGCCATGATGCTGCGTTATACCTTTAATCTTGGTGCTGCAGCTGATAGCATAGAACAGGCAGTGAATGATGCACTGAATACAAATATACGAACTGCAGATATTTATTCAGAGGGTATGCAAAAAGTGAGCACTTCAGAAATGGGAGATGCAGTAATTAAAGCGTTAACAATGAGACATAACAATGACTAA
- the lysS gene encoding lysine--tRNA ligase, translating to MSELEHYEQEQIKQRRTKLAALRENGAIAFPTDFRRNVVAGELIAEYGEKTQEELEAEPVRVKLAGRLMTRRIMGKASFAHIQDMSGKIQLYVTRDNLLEGFYNEQFKKWDIGDIIGAEGVLFKTKVGELSVKIDDIRLLTKSLRPLPEKFHGIADQEIKYRQRYLDLIMSDESRNTFLMRSKIVAYIRQFLIERQFLEVETPMMQAIPGGATARPFETFHNALDLGMYLRIAPELYLKRLVVGGFERVFEINRNFRNEGLSTRHNPEFTMLEFYQAYAEYGELMDLTEAMLKGLAEDVVGQAVITYQGENYDFSKSFDRMTVFDSILHFNPDLSPTDLDNREAAVKVAENLGIPVKDSYGLGKVQIEIFEKTVESRLMNPTFITAYPVEVSPLARRNDDDPHVTDRFEFFVGGREIANGFTELNDSEDQAERFMQQVQEKEAGDDEAMHFDADYITALEHGMPPTAGEGIGIDRLVMLFTDAPSIRDVLLFPHMRPKA from the coding sequence ATGTCAGAATTAGAACACTATGAACAAGAGCAAATTAAACAACGCCGTACAAAATTAGCTGCACTACGTGAAAATGGTGCGATTGCTTTTCCTACTGATTTTCGCCGTAATGTCGTTGCGGGTGAACTGATCGCAGAATATGGCGAAAAAACACAAGAAGAGCTAGAAGCAGAGCCTGTGCGTGTTAAATTAGCTGGCAGACTCATGACACGACGCATAATGGGTAAAGCAAGTTTTGCACATATTCAGGATATGTCGGGAAAAATTCAGCTTTATGTGACTCGTGATAACTTGCTTGAAGGGTTTTATAATGAGCAGTTCAAAAAGTGGGATATCGGCGATATTATCGGTGCGGAAGGCGTTTTATTTAAAACCAAGGTTGGTGAGCTCAGTGTCAAGATTGATGATATTCGCTTATTAACCAAATCGTTACGTCCTTTGCCCGAGAAGTTTCACGGCATTGCAGATCAGGAAATTAAATACAGACAGCGTTATCTGGATTTGATTATGAGCGATGAATCGCGCAATACTTTTTTGATGCGTTCAAAAATTGTTGCCTATATTCGTCAGTTTTTAATTGAAAGACAATTTCTTGAAGTCGAAACGCCGATGATGCAGGCAATTCCCGGTGGTGCAACAGCGCGTCCTTTTGAGACTTTTCATAATGCTCTGGATTTAGGCATGTATCTACGTATAGCACCAGAACTTTATTTAAAACGTTTGGTTGTCGGTGGTTTTGAAAGGGTCTTTGAAATAAACCGAAATTTCCGTAATGAAGGTTTATCTACTCGACATAATCCTGAATTCACTATGCTGGAGTTTTATCAGGCATATGCTGAATACGGAGAGTTAATGGATCTAACTGAAGCTATGTTAAAAGGGCTGGCAGAAGATGTTGTCGGCCAGGCGGTAATAACTTATCAGGGGGAAAACTATGATTTTTCCAAATCTTTTGACCGTATGACAGTGTTTGACTCGATTTTACACTTTAATCCTGACTTGTCTCCAACCGATCTTGATAACCGTGAAGCTGCAGTAAAAGTAGCTGAAAATCTGGGAATTCCAGTCAAAGATAGTTATGGTTTAGGTAAAGTACAGATAGAGATATTTGAGAAAACAGTAGAAAGCCGATTAATGAATCCCACGTTTATTACTGCTTACCCAGTAGAAGTCTCTCCTCTGGCAAGGCGGAATGATGATGATCCGCATGTTACCGACCGCTTTGAGTTTTTTGTAGGTGGACGAGAAATTGCCAATGGTTTTACTGAGTTAAATGATTCGGAAGACCAGGCGGAGCGTTTTATGCAGCAGGTGCAGGAAAAAGAGGCTGGAGATGATGAGGCAATGCACTTTGATGCGGATTATATTACCGCTTTAGAACATGGTATGCCGCCAACTGCAGGCGAAGGGATTGGAATAGATCGCCTGGTAATGCTGTTTACCGATGCGCCCTCTATTCGTGATGTCTTATTATTTCCTCATATGCGCCCTAAAGCTTAA
- a CDS encoding aspartate-semialdehyde dehydrogenase, whose product MTKKYNVAIVGATGAVGEAMISILEERKFPVDNVYALASERSAGKRIPFNGGSLSVQDLAEFDFSKADIGLFSAGASLSEGYAPKAAAAGCIVIDNTSQFRYDEDIPLIVPEVNPERIADYKTRGIIANPNCSTIQMLVALKPIYDAVGIERINVCTYQAVSGSGKEAIEEVVNQTAQLLNGKPVQAKVYPKQIAFNVLPQIDVFMENGYTKEEMKMVWETKKILGDDSILVNPTAVRVPVFYGHSEAIHIETRDKISVEKVREILAASPGITVMDERVDGGYPTAVTESSGNDDVFVGRIREDISHEKGIDLWVVADNVRKGAALNSVQIAEELVKNYI is encoded by the coding sequence ATGACTAAAAAATATAATGTTGCTATCGTAGGCGCTACAGGTGCGGTAGGTGAGGCGATGATTTCTATCCTGGAAGAAAGAAAATTTCCTGTGGATAATGTTTATGCCCTAGCCAGTGAACGTTCAGCAGGTAAGCGCATTCCTTTTAACGGAGGTTCACTTAGCGTTCAGGATTTAGCTGAATTTGATTTTTCCAAAGCTGATATAGGTTTATTCTCAGCGGGTGCTTCGCTGTCAGAAGGATATGCTCCTAAGGCTGCTGCTGCAGGTTGTATAGTGATTGATAATACTTCACAGTTTCGTTATGACGAAGATATCCCTTTAATAGTTCCTGAAGTAAACCCGGAAAGAATTGCTGATTATAAGACGCGAGGGATTATTGCAAACCCTAACTGTTCAACCATCCAGATGCTGGTTGCGTTAAAACCTATATATGATGCCGTGGGAATAGAACGCATTAATGTTTGTACTTATCAGGCGGTTTCCGGTTCAGGTAAAGAAGCCATTGAAGAGGTCGTTAATCAGACTGCACAATTGTTAAATGGTAAACCAGTGCAGGCTAAAGTTTACCCCAAGCAAATTGCATTTAATGTATTACCACAGATTGATGTGTTTATGGAAAATGGCTATACCAAAGAAGAGATGAAAATGGTATGGGAAACTAAGAAAATTTTGGGTGATGATAGTATCCTTGTGAATCCGACCGCTGTACGTGTCCCTGTTTTTTACGGTCATTCTGAAGCAATTCATATAGAAACACGTGATAAAATCAGTGTCGAAAAAGTACGTGAAATTTTAGCTGCTTCACCTGGAATTACAGTAATGGACGAGCGGGTGGACGGTGGTTATCCAACTGCGGTTACAGAGTCTTCTGGTAATGATGATGTGTTTGTCGGGCGTATCAGAGAAGATATTTCTCATGAAAAAGGTATAGACCTTTGGGTTGTTGCTGATAATGTGCGTAAAGGAGCAGCATTGAATAGTGTGCAAATTGCAGAAGAGCTAGTAAAAAATTACATCTAG
- the adk gene encoding adenylate kinase encodes MRVILLGSPGSGKGTQAQFITEKFAIPQISTGDMLRAAVREGTELGKAAKKIMDEGGLVSDDIILGLIKDRITQADCANGFLLDGFPRTIAQAEGLLAMGVQIDHVLEIAVADDEIIKRMSGRRVHLESGRTYHVEFNPPKVADKDDATGEPLIQRDDDKEATVKKRLNVYHQQTKPLVGFYLNMADQGKVQFATVTGVGAVADITAKVFKALA; translated from the coding sequence ATGCGCGTTATTCTTTTAGGTAGTCCTGGTTCTGGTAAAGGTACTCAGGCACAATTTATAACTGAGAAATTTGCTATTCCGCAAATATCAACTGGTGATATGTTGCGTGCAGCTGTTCGGGAAGGTACAGAACTAGGTAAAGCAGCTAAAAAAATTATGGATGAGGGAGGCTTGGTATCAGATGATATCATTTTAGGATTAATTAAGGACCGGATCACTCAGGCAGACTGCGCCAATGGTTTTTTATTAGATGGCTTTCCGCGTACAATTGCCCAGGCAGAAGGTTTGCTAGCTATGGGCGTGCAGATAGATCATGTTTTAGAAATTGCGGTTGCTGATGATGAGATCATTAAACGTATGAGCGGTCGACGTGTACATCTGGAGTCGGGGCGTACTTACCATGTCGAATTTAATCCGCCTAAAGTAGCAGATAAGGATGATGCAACCGGGGAACCCTTAATTCAGCGAGATGATGATAAGGAAGCAACAGTAAAAAAACGTTTAAATGTATACCATCAGCAAACAAAGCCTCTGGTTGGTTTTTATCTTAACATGGCTGATCAGGGAAAAGTGCAGTTTGCCACAGTTACAGGTGTAGGTGCAGTGGCAGATATTACCGCTAAGGTTTTTAAAGCATTAGCATAA